Proteins found in one Miscanthus floridulus cultivar M001 chromosome 4, ASM1932011v1, whole genome shotgun sequence genomic segment:
- the LOC136551614 gene encoding sugar transport protein 14-like yields MAGGFGGGEADAGRAEFYEGKITGYFILACIVGSFGGSLFGYDLGVSSGVTSMDDFLKKFFPDVYHRKQAHLHETDYCKYDNQLLTLFTSSLYFAGLVSTFGASYVTKRRGRRASIMVGATSFFLGGAINAAAMNIAMLIVGRVLLGVGIGFGNQAVPLYLSEIAPYRIRGAVNQLFQLTTCLGILVADIINYFTDRLHPWGWRLSLGLAMGPATAIFVGALFLPETPNSLVERGHLEEARRVLEKVRGTHKVDAEFEDLKEASDAARAVTGTFRNLLAVRNRPQLIIGALGIPAFQQLSGMNSILFYSPVIFQSLGFGSSAALYSSIITGSMLVVGALISMVTVDRLGRRFLFIEAGIQMISSMVVVAVILALKFGKGEELSKGVSTVLVVAICLFVVAYGWSWGPLGWLVPSELFPLEMRSAGQSVVVCVNLFWTAAVAQCFLAALCHLRWGVFVLFASLIVVMSIFVILLLPETKQVPIEEIWMLFDKHWYWKRVVRRDPKYQGNLHQQQQEMSRA; encoded by the coding sequence GCGGCGTGACTTCCATGGACGACTTCCTGAAGAAGTTCTTCCCGGACGTGTACCATCGGAAGCAGGCGCACCTGCACGAGACGGACTACTGCAAGTACGACAACCAGCTGCTGACGCTCTTCACCTCGTCGCTCTACTTCGCGGGCCTCGTCTCCACCTTCGGCGCCTCCTACGTGACCAAGCGCCGGGGCCGGCGCGCCAGCATCATGGTGGGCGCCACCAGCTTCTTCCTGGGCGGCGCCATCAACGCGGCCGCCATGAACATCGCCATGCTCATCGTCGGTCGCGTGCTCCTGGGCGTCGGCATCGGCTTCGGCAACCAGGCCGTGCCGCTCTACCTCTCGGAGATCGCCCCCTACCGCATCCGGGGCGCCGTCAACCAGCTGTTCCAGCTCACCACCTGCCTGGGCATCCTCGTCGCCGACATCATCAACTACTTCACGGACCGGCTGCACCCGTGGGGGTGGCGCCTCTCGCTGGGGCTCGCCATGGGCCCCGCCACCGCCATCTTCGTAGGCGCGCTCTTCCTGCCCGAGACGCCCAACAGCCTCGTGGAGCGCGGACacctggaggaggcgcgccgcGTGCTGGAGAAGGTGCGCGGCACGCACAAGGTGGACGCCGAGTTCGAGGACCTCAAGGAGGCCAGCGACGCCGCGCGCGCCGTCACGGGCACGTTCCGGAACCTGCTCGCCGTGCGCAACAGGCCGCAGCTCATCATCGGCGCGCTCGGCATCCCGGCGTTCCAGCAGCTGTCGGGGATGAACTCCATCCTCTTCTACTCGCCCGTCATCTTCCAGAGCCTTGGGTTTGGATCCTCCGCGGCGCTCTACTCCTCCATCATCACCGGCTCCATGCTCGTCGTTGGCGCGCTCATCTCCATGGTCACCGTCGACCGTCTCGGCCGCCGGTTCCTCTTCATCGAGGCGGGCATCCAGATGATCTCCTCCATGGTCGTCGTTGCTGTGATCCTTGCGCTCAAGTTCGGGAAAGGCGAGGAGCTGAGCAAGGGCGTGAGCACGGTGCTGGTGGTGGCCATCTGCCTCTTCGTGGTGGCCTACGGCTGGTCCTGGGGCCCGCTGGGATGGCTGGTGCCCAGCGAGCTGTTCCCGCTGGAGATGCGGTCGGCGGGGCAGAGCGTGGTGGTGTGCGTCAACCTCTTCTGGACGGCCGCCGTGGCGCAGTGCTTCCTGGCCGCGCTGTGCCACCTCCGGTGGGGCGTCTTCGTGCTCTTCGCCTCGCTCATCGTCGTCATGTCCATCTTCGTCATCCTCCTGCTGCCGGAGACCAAGCAGGTGCCCATCGAGGAGATCTGGATGCTCTTCGACAAGCACTGGTACTGGAAGCGCGTCGTCCGCAGGGACCCAAAGTACCAGGGCAAcctccaccagcagcagcaggagatGTCCAGAGCATGA
- the LOC136548587 gene encoding uncharacterized protein produces the protein MPPANLGSWLGSTVSTVVKPLYDCFIEHATYLFTTGRNVRDLDTNTRTFVGPRDDVKQQLETGRRNGLVETNEARTWLERANKAITDKEGSRERYEQRCMIFGCWAPNCWSNYKISKKAAKTLVEVNWCSQHRPTTITEEPPPQPVKIVQVMSVSLKASQVSILNQALGCIKDDATVGLVGIWGPRQVGKTLLLKMINNSFGASTDTRGDPTHPRGSTSEQTGDIVDHNTSEIIEDANDTGRSDQQESSFHFVIYVTASINCTVKNIQSEILRRLKMQVQDGDSETIRATKISEFLQDKSFLVLLDDLQNDLDLAAVGLPHPLGVHGQLKRKVVITTRSQNLCYKLKANRDINAPGLQEDEALELFKGSAGGENVYSDPNIGAHVQDLVGILRVLPTELMSFGRDMRGKEHPRQWQDVIHVVKELIKIQDPEAKSLREGIVKRLNEDVEKVRAKSSDVRDKIHEVAKGNGMVATDKAKTWLSRADTIISDGTDICDSERTKVNWDISIAAAKLRELRECLNDRPSDIVQPPLVIYIPVHDVLQPSQVRFVKHACQHIIDDPEGMTAICGPVGVGKTLLLKMINNSFETQNPLTPSSSNRGEPPFDFVIYLKATEECSVGNIQSEIMQRLKMQDAVGFPPLGIQGKLKKKVVITTRSPSLCAQMRASIALNVSGLDMDEALELFQQIVGCENLYSNPRIGEHAKDIVDVLRARPSELIKFGMELRTIRDPKRWEDVVLNKKEYWQQPSRATVFKQAMEYIKHKPVDIIGIWGLGGVGKTHLLEKIQDQSNSLFDHVISVTASKECSVERIQGQIVENHKLEKADGVKNQAEIISRFLKGKSFVLLLDDLWDRIDLGAVGIPVRHPSEGQQKRKVVITTRDRKVCGLMEVRKEISVACLTDGEAWQLFQDKVEQRTLSSNPRIEALAKELVKELKGLPLALIATGRAMRAKSDPEEWEYAIVNLKLQ, from the exons ATGCCGCCAGCGAACTTGGGCAGTTGGTTGGGTAGTACTGTCAGCACGGTCGTGAAACCGCTATATGATTGTTTCATTGAACATGCAACGTATCTCTTCACGACTGGGAGAAATGTCAGGGATCTTGATACGAATACTCGAACTTTTGTTGGCCCGAGGGACGACGTGAAGCAGCAGCTTGAAACTGGTCGCCGGAATGGCTTGGTAGAAACAAATGAAGCAAGAACTTGGCTGGAAAGAGCAAATAAAGCTATAACTGACAAAGAGGGAAGCCGTGAGCGCTATGAACAGAGGTGCATGATCTTTGGGTGCTGGGCCCCAAACTGCTGGTCCAACTACAAGATCAGCAAAAAGGCGGCTAAGACGCTAGTTGAAGTGAACTGGTGTAGCCAACACAGACCTACAACTATCACAGAAGAGCCACCACCGCAACCCGTGAAGATAGTCCAAGTCATGTCTGTTAGTCTCAAAGCAAGTCAAGTCAGTATTCTTAATCAAGCTCTCGGGTGCATTAAGGATGATGCTACCGTGGGACTGGTTGGAATATGGGGTCCACGTCAAGTTGGGAAAACACTTCTTCTCAAGATGATCAACAATTCATTTGGTGCATCTACCGATACAAGGGGGGATCCCACCCATCCTAGAGGGAGTACATCTGAACAGACAGGGGACATTGTGGATCACAATACATCTGAGATAATAGAAGATGCGAACGATACTGGTAGATCTGATCAACAGGAGTCTTCTTTTCACTTCGTTATCTATGTGACGGCCTCTATAAATTGTACAGTGAAAAACATCCAATCTGAAATTCTGAGGCGGCTCAAGATGCAGGTGCAGGACGGTGATTCAGAAACCATTCGAGCCACCAAGATATCTGAGTTCCTCCAGGATAAGAGCTTTCTTGTATTGCTGGATGACCTTCAGAATGATCTGGACCTGGCAGCAGTTGGCCTGCCACATCCCCTTGGAGTGCATGGCCAATTAAAGAGGAAAGTCGTAATCACAACAAGATCACAAAACTTGTGTTATAAGTTGAAGGCCAACAGAGATATAAATGCTCCTGGTCTACAAGAGGATGAAGCACTCGAGCTATTCAAAGGAAGTGCTGGCGGAGAGAACGTTTATTCCGATCCCAATATAGGAGCACACGTGCAAGATCTTGTGGGCATACTTAGGGTTCTGCCAACAGAGCTGATGAGTTTTGGCAGGGACATGCGTGGAAAAGAACACCCGAGACAGTGGCAAGATGTCATTCATGTCGTCAAGGAACTGATCAAAATCCAGGATCCAGAAGCAAAATCGCTG AGAGAAGGAATCGTTAAAAGGCTTAACGAGGACGTGGAGAAGGTGCGTGCGAAGAGCAGTGATGTCCGTGATAAGATTCATGAGGTTGCCAAGGGAAATGGAATGGTAGCAACGGACAAGGCTAAAACCTGGCTGTCTAGAGCAGATACCATCATATCTGACGGGACAGATATCTGTGATTCTGAGAGAACCAAGGTTAACTGGGATATTAGCATTGCCGCAGCGAAGCTTCGTGAGCTCCGAGAATGTCTCAATGACCGACCCAGTGATATTGTACAGCCGCCATTGGTGATTTATATCCCTGTCCACGATGTTCTACAACCGAGTCAGGTGCGTTTTGTTAAGCATGCTTGCCAGCACATCATTGATGATCCAGAGGGGATGACTGCAATATGCGGTCCAGTCGGTGTTGGGAAAACACTTCTCCTGAAAATGATCAACAATTCATTTGAAACACAAAACCCCTTGACTCCCAGTTCATCAAACAGAGGGGAACCTCCATTTGACTTTGTTATCTATCTGAAGGCAACGGAAGAGTGCTCAGTGGGAAATATCCAATCTGAAATTATGCAACGGCTCAAAATGCAGGACG CAGTTGGCTTCCCACCCCTCGGAATTCAAGGCAAATTGAAGAAAAAAGTTGTAATCACAACAAGATCACCAAGCTTGTGTGCTCAGATGCGTGCAAGCATAGCTCTGAATGTCTCGGGTCTGGACATGGATGAAGCACTCGAGCTATTCCAACAGATTGTTGGGTGCGAGAATCTTTATTCTAATCCTCGTATCGGTGAACATGCAAAAGATATCGTGGATGTACTAAGAGCTCGTCCATCAGAGCTGATAAAATTTGGCATGGAATTGCGTACGATACGGGACCCAAAACGGTGGGAagatgtcgtacttaacaagaagGAATATTGGCAGCAGCCTTCCAGAGCTACAGTGTTCAAACAGGCCATGGAGTATATTAAGCATAAGCCAGTGGATATTATTGGAATCTGGGGGCTGGGTGGAGTGGGCAAGACCCACCTTCTAGAAAAGATACAAGATCAATCGAACTCACTCTTTGATCATGTTATCTCTGTGACGGCCTCCAAAGAGTGTTCAGTGGAAAGGATCCAAGGTCAAATAGTAGAGAATCACAAGTTAGAGAAAGCAGATGGCGTGAAAAATCAGGCGGAGATCATTTCTCGATTCCTCAAGGGAAAAAGTTTTGTGCTATTATTAGATGACCTTTGGGATCGGATTGATCTGGGAGCAGTCGGAATACCGGTTCGTCATCCAAGTGAAGGACAACAAAAAAGGAAAGTGGTGATCACAACAAGAGATAGGAAAGTGTGTGGTCTAATGGAGGTGAGAAAAGAGATCAGCGTGGCATGTTTAACAGATGGTGAGGCCTGGCAACTATTTCAAGACAAGGTCGAACAGCGGACTCTATCTTCTAATCCTCGAATTGAAGCTCTTGCAAAGGAACTTGTGAAGGAACTGAAGGGCTTGCCACTAGCTTTGATAGCGACTGGGAGGGCAATGCGGGCAAAAAGTGATCCAGAAGAATGGGAATATGCCATTG TGAACTTAAAGCTACAGTGA
- the LOC136551615 gene encoding protein FAR-RED ELONGATED HYPOCOTYL 3-like: protein MTPWAMEKPCSVIYTHEVFSKFQEQIEVARDHCIIQGITECEDIKIVTISSLSGKERVVQLNKSDMFGRCSCKLYESYGIPCRHIIQVLRAEKQNEVPSIYIMKRWEKRCKRELFFDEEGHLLDEKPEDPMEVATRKKISDSRNRFEDLIQMAKNSEQGMDFLFSSLSNLVEPLQKIAPAMRVNKQDEYESFLGSKIPNQVDIHPPNDIKSKGRCKRIKKSKEMKATSKGKSKRTCGKCKQVGDHDARTCPNNVVG from the exons ATGACACCATGGGCCATGGAGAAGCCATGTAGTGTGATATATACACATGAAGTTTTCAGTAAATTTCAGGAACAAATCGAAGTTGCAAGAGACCATTGCATTATTCAAGGCATTACAGAGTGTGAAGATATAAAAATTGTCACCATCAGTAGTCTATCTGGAAAAGAGCGAGTGGTTCAGTTGAACAAGTCAGACATGTTTGGTAGGTGCTCCTGTAAATTATATGAGTCCTATGGCATCCCGTGCCGTCATATCATACAAGTGCTTAGAGCCGAGAAGCAAAATGAGGTACCATCAATTTATATTATGAAGAGATGGGAGAAAAGATGTAAAAG GGAACTATTctttgatgaagaagggcacctgCTAGATGAAAAGCCTGAAGATCCTATGGAGGTGGCAACAAGGAAAAAGATTTCAGATTCACGGAACCGGTTTGAAGATCTTATCCAGATGGCCAAGAACTCTGAACAAGGGATGGACTTTTTATTTTctagtttatccaacctagtagaACCTCTCCAAAAGATCGCACCTGCTATGAGAGTTAATAAACAGGATGAGTATGAATCTTTCCTTGGTAGTAAAATTCCAAATCAAGTCGATATACATCCACCAAATGATATCAAGTCGAAAGGGAGATGCAAAAGAATTAAGAAGAGCAAGGAGATGAAGGCTACAAGCAAGGGTAAAAGTAAACGGACGTGTGGAAAATGTAAGCAAGTAGGGGATCATGATGCACGCACTTGCCCAAACAATGTTGTTGGCTGA
- the LOC136548589 gene encoding disease resistance protein RPS2-like, producing MEKPPFGSDHCCMKLKTLYLKGNFLSEFIAGSGTSQSFTALTYLDLSWNNLTGISDSLCGLTEYLNVSNNAFIDKVPVSLRKLKKLKFLYLGGTSIRRIPKGIIKSLKELKVVDLITDHTTTDHEFGTDWIIRELCTLANLKAVDIAVGIETVYHELLQEARNLPIRDLFISNLREASGLCLTDGIFSSEIERRTLYQLHIQYCSIEKIIAADMPGPFEALKVLALFKLQDLKEIMCKGTTPQGLFPRLTHVDILSCNKLQHLSWVMYLPCLQDLDVRECHNMKQAFLSTENYGEEMCWPGRSSRASANTFPCLMRLHFEGHRELTSLCDSDVTFPSLESLEILSCPKLKKLPFTRQSLPKKLSTLQMNRTLRNELRLCGMQPMVRVTISD from the coding sequence ATGGAGAAACCTCCCTTTGGATCTGATCATTGCTGCATGAAACTCAAGACATTATACCTTAAAGGGAATTTCCTGTCTGAATTTATAGCTGGAAGTGGAACTAGTCAAAGTTTCACTGCACTGACATATCTGGATCTTAGCTGGAACAACCTCACCGGGATATCTGATAGTTTATGTGGATTGACAGAATATCTCAATGTGTCAAACAACGCATTTATAGACAAAGTGCCCGTGAGCCTTAGAAAACTAAAGAAGCTCAAATTCTTGTATCTGGGAGGCACGTCAATAAGAAGGATTCCAAAGGGCATCATAAAGAGCCTTAAAGAATTGAAAGTAGTTGACCTGATAACTGATCATACGACGACTGACCATGAATTTGGTACTGATTGGATAATTCGTGAACTGTGCACCCTTGCAAACTTGAAAGCGGTTGATATTGCCGTTGGAATTGAAACCGTATATCATGAACTATTACAAGAGGCCCGTAACCTCCCCATTAGAGATTTGTTCATAAGCAATTTGAGAGAAGCATCTGGGCTGTGCCTCACAGATGgtattttttcatctgaaattgAGCGAAGGACCTTATACCAACTCCATATTCAGTATTGCTCAATAGAGAAAATAATAGCTGCCGACATGCCAGGACCATTTGAAGCTCTCAAAGTGCTCGCGCTCTTTAAGTTGCAGGACCTTAAAGAAATAATGTGCAAAGGAACAACACCGCAAGGTCTATTCCCAAGGCTCACTCATGTGGATATATTGTCGTGCAACAAGCTACAGCACCTCTCTTGGGTCATGTATCTTCCttgtcttcaagatctagatGTGCGCGAATGTCATAACATGAAGCAAGCTTTTCTGAGTACGGAGAACTATGGGGAAGAAATGTGCTGGCCAGGCCGGAGTTCAAGGGCATCAGCCAATACATTCCCTTGCCTCATGCGTTTGCATTTCGAGGGGCACCGTGAGCTGACCAGCTTGTGTGATTCTGATGTGACGTTCCCATCCCTTGAGAGCTTGGAGATTCTTAGTTGCCCAAAGTTGAAGAAGCTTCCTTTCACAAGACAAAGCCTGCCGAAAAAGTTGAGTACACTACAGATGAACAGGACTCTAAGAAATGAACTGCGTTTGTGTGGGATGCAACCCATGGTTCGGGTTACTATTTCGGATTAA